The Herpetosiphonaceae bacterium genome includes a region encoding these proteins:
- a CDS encoding DegT/DnrJ/EryC1/StrS family aminotransferase, whose amino-acid sequence MKRYEHWPPNEEAILESIRQSFQSGQWWHSQGAAVRELETRFARMHDARFGLATCNATLALDVLLRGLGIGPGDNVVLPAYSFYSPVYNVVQAGATPVFVDVDPDTLTLDLDQLAALDLTDVKAVIAVHISGSVARLDRLAELCRAAQVQLIEDCAQAHGASYAGRGVGSWGVAGFFSFGGAKLMSSGQGGIITTSDEELYETCYAIVHRGRGVGGGVNRRGILGGNYMLADLAAAMLLPQLDVLNALCEQRARVIDFLEQTLPTIPGCSMLKPYPQVTCRAQYMYSFRYEAAGDDRDALLDRARQRQLPFIPGYNCLADEKRLFNQYAIDRSYPVARAAQTSVIGIFHPYLLHELDYWQDVVEAFAAMVQ is encoded by the coding sequence GTGAAGCGGTATGAGCACTGGCCGCCGAACGAGGAGGCGATCCTTGAGTCGATCCGCCAGTCGTTCCAGTCGGGCCAGTGGTGGCACAGCCAGGGCGCTGCCGTTCGTGAGCTGGAGACGCGCTTTGCCCGGATGCACGATGCCCGCTTTGGACTTGCCACGTGTAACGCGACGCTGGCGCTCGACGTTCTGCTGCGCGGCCTTGGCATCGGACCCGGCGATAACGTGGTGCTTCCGGCCTACAGCTTTTACTCGCCGGTCTACAACGTGGTGCAGGCCGGAGCGACGCCGGTCTTTGTCGATGTCGATCCCGACACGCTGACGCTGGATCTCGATCAGCTTGCGGCGCTCGATCTTACCGATGTGAAGGCGGTCATCGCCGTGCATATCAGCGGCTCCGTCGCGCGACTAGATCGTCTGGCCGAGCTGTGTCGCGCGGCGCAGGTTCAGCTCATCGAGGACTGTGCGCAGGCGCACGGTGCGAGCTATGCCGGTCGGGGCGTCGGAAGCTGGGGCGTGGCCGGATTTTTTAGCTTCGGCGGCGCGAAGCTGATGAGCAGCGGGCAGGGCGGCATCATCACCACCTCGGACGAGGAGCTGTACGAAACATGCTACGCGATCGTGCATCGCGGGCGGGGCGTGGGCGGCGGCGTCAATCGCCGTGGCATCCTCGGCGGCAACTATATGCTCGCGGATCTCGCGGCGGCGATGCTGCTGCCACAGCTGGACGTGCTGAACGCACTGTGCGAGCAGCGCGCGCGCGTGATCGATTTTTTGGAGCAGACGCTGCCGACGATCCCCGGATGCAGCATGCTCAAGCCGTATCCGCAGGTGACGTGCCGTGCGCAGTACATGTACTCGTTCCGCTACGAGGCCGCCGGAGACGATCGAGATGCGCTGCTCGACCGTGCCAGGCAGCGCCAACTGCCCTTTATTCCGGGCTACAACTGCCTCGCCGACGAGAAGCGTCTCTTCAACCAGTACGCGATCGATCGGTCGTATCCGGTCGCGCGCGCGGCCCAGACGAGCGTGATCGGTATTTTTCACCCGTATTTGCTGCATGAATTGGACTACTGGCAGGATGTCGTAGAAGCGTTCGCCGCGATGGTGCAATAG